Proteins from a genomic interval of Zingiber officinale cultivar Zhangliang chromosome 2A, Zo_v1.1, whole genome shotgun sequence:
- the LOC122041882 gene encoding FT-interacting protein 3-like, giving the protein MKLAVEVVDAAELMAKDRHGSASPFVEVEFEGQLQRTQTKQKDLSPAWNETLLFNVPDPSQLPHRTIEVCVYHDATKPGGGGGHQRNFLGRVRLSGVSVAPSAAEAGVHRYPLDKRGFFSNIRGDIALRVYALPDAFPSGPSPAPATQVRDAPPLFVSEPASIEATGLKKSTDDEAKDEPPRSFFSIPAAFGGAGGQMNQAAAGGAPPLVQVRAEPSAAGAPVRPPAIIMAGKPEFGLVETAPPLASRLGYRTSDKMAAAYDMVEQMRYLYVNVVKARDLPTMDLTGSLDPYVEVKLGNYKGVTKHLEKNANPVWRQVFAFSKGNIQASQLEVVVKDKDLVRDDFVGRVVFELTDVPQRVPPDSPLAPQWYRLEDKKGDKLKKGEVMLAVWMGTQADEAFPDAWHSDAHTVAAADALATTRSKVYFSPKLIYLRVQAIEAQDLVPADKSRPPNMILKIQLGGQVRRTRPVAGTTNPIWGDEFLFVASEPFDEPLVFTVEDRVAANQDEPVGRLNLPVSAAHKRTENKQFESRWYSLAKPSASKEEAGGDKKEKFSSKLHVRLYLETGYHVLDESTHYSSDFQPAAKILRKSSIGILELGILSARNLMPMKAKEGRTTDAYCVAKYGPKWVRTRTLLSTLSPQWNEQYTWEVFDPCTILTVAVFDNGHLAGHKEDAKDQRIGKVRIRLSTLEADRVYTHFYPLLVLQPSGVKKTGELHLAVRFSCTSWMNMLALYGKPLLPKMHYTAPINVMQMDGLRRQAMLIVAMRLGRAEPPLRKEVVEYMLDVDIYMWSIRRSKANFDRLTSLLSGATAIAKWFDAVSKWKNPLTTVLVHVLFLILVFFPELILPTIFLYLSVIGIWRYRLRPRHPSHMDPRLSRADSANPDELDEEFDSFPTTKAADLVRMRYDRLRSVAGRVQTVAGDLASQGERAQAILSWRDPRATAICALIFLVLAVVFYVTPFQVVVVLVGMYLLRHPKFRSKMPSVPFNFYRRLPSKSDMLL; this is encoded by the coding sequence ATGAAGTTGGCGGTGGAGGTGGTGGACGCGGCGGAGCTCATGGCCAAGGACCGGCACGGGTCGGCGAGTCCCTTCGTGGAGGTGGAATTCGAAGGGCAGCTGCAGCGCACGCAGACGAAGCAGAAGGATCTCAGCCCCGCCTGGAACGAGACTCTGCTCTTCAACGTTCCTGATCCTTCCCAGCTCCCCCACCGCACCATCGAGGTCTGTGTTTACCATGACGCCACTAAgcccggcggcggcggcggccaccAGCGCAACTTCCTCGGCCGCGTCCGCCTCTCCGGCGTCTCCGTCGCGCCCTCCGCTGCGGAGGCCGGAGTTCATCGCTACCCTCTCGACAAGCGCGGCTTCTTTTCAAACATCCGCGGTGACATCGCCCTTCGGGTCTACGCGCTGCCCGACGCCTTCCCCTCGGGCCCCTCCCCCGCCCCGGCTACCCAGGTACGTGACGCTCCCCCCCTTTTCGTCAGCGAGCCGGCGTCAATCGAGGCTACGGGTTTGAAGAAGTCAACAGATGATGAAGCGAAGGATGAACCGCCCCGATCATTCTTCTCGATTCCGGCGGCCTTCGGCGGCGCTGGTGGGCAGATGAACCAAGCGGCTGCGGGAGGGGCGCCACCGCTGGTCCAAGTACGAGCAGAGCCATCTGCGGCCGGAGCACCAGTGCGGCCGCCGGCGATAATAATGGCCGGCAAGCCGGAATTCGGACTTGTAGAGACTGCCCCGCCACTTGCAAGCCGCCTGGGGTATCGCACCAGTGACAAGATGGCCGCCGCTTACGACATGGTGGAGCAGATGAGGTACCTGTACGTAAACGTGGTGAAAGCCCGCGACCTCCCCACCATGGACCTCACCGGCTCCCTCGATCCCTACGTGGAGGTGAAGCTGGGCAACTACAAGGGCGTCACCAAGCACCTGGAGAAGAATGCCAACCCGGTGTGGCGCCAGGTGTTTGCCTTCTCCAAGGGCAACATTCAGGCGAGCCAGCTGGAGGTGGTGGTCAAGGACAAGGACCTGGTGCGGGACGACTTCGTCGGCCGCGTCGTCTTCGAGCTGACGGACGTGCCGCAGCGCGTGCCCCCCGACAGCCCGCTCGCCCCGCAGTGGTACCGCCTCGAGGACAAGAAGGGCGACAAGCTCAAGAAGGGGGAGGTCATGCTGGCCGTGTGGATGGGCACGCAGGCCGACGAGGCATTCCCGGATGCTTGGCACTCTGACGCCCATACCGTCGCCGCCGCCGACGCCCTCGCCACCACTCGCTCCAAGGTCTATTTCTCCCCCAAGCTCATCTACCTCCGCGTGCAGGCCATCGAGGCGCAGGACCTCGTCCCAGCCGACAAGAGCCGGCCGCCGAACATGATCCTCAAGATTCAACTCGGGGGGCAGGTCCGCCGCACGCGGCCAGTAGCCGGCACGACCAACCCAATTTGGGGCGACGAATTCCTGTTCGTGGCGTCGGagccgttcgacgaaccgctcgTCTTCACGGTCGAGGACCGGGTGGCCGCTAACCAGGACGAGCCTGTCGGGCGGCTGAACCTGCCTGTCTCCGCCGCCCACAAGCGGACAGAGAACAAGCAGTTTGAGTCACGGTGGTACAGCTTAGCCAAGCCGAGCGCCTCGAAGGAGGAGGCCGGCGGCGACAAGAAGGAGAAATTCTCCAGCAAACTCCACGTCCGCCTCTACCTCGAGACGGGATATCACGTGCTCGACGAATCGACCCACTACAGCAGCGACTTCCAGCCGGCGGCGAAGATCCTCCGCAAGTCGAGCATCGGCATCTTGGAGCTGGGAATCCTCAGCGCCCGCAATCTGATGCCAATGAAGGCCAAGGAAGGCCGCACTACCGATGCTTACTGCGTCGCCAAGTACGGCCCTAAATGGGTGAGGACGAGGACTCTGCTTAGCACCCTGTCTCCGCAGTGGAACGAGCAGTACACTTGGGAGGTGTTCGACCCTTGCACAATACTCACCGTCGCCGTGTTCGACAATGGCCACCtcgccggccacaaggaggacGCCAAGGATCAGCGAATCGGAAAAGTACGCATCCGCCTCTCCACGTTGGAGGCCGATCGCGTCTACACCCACTTCTATCCCCTGTTGGTGCTTCAGCCTTCCGGAGTGAAGAAGACCGGCGAGCTGCACCTCGCCGTGCGCTTCTCCTGTACCTCCTGGATGAACATGCTCGCGCTCTATGGCAAGCCGCTGCTCCCCAAGATGCACTACACGGCGCCCATCAACGTAATGCAGATGGACGGCCTCCGCCGGCAGGCCATGCTGATCGTGGCGATGAGGCTCGGCCGCGCGGAGCCGCCGCTACGGAAGGAGGTGGTGGAGTACATGCTCGACGTGGACATCTACATGTGGAGCATTCGCCGGAGCAAGGCCAACTTCGACCGCCTCACCTCTCTGCTCTCCGGCGCCACCGCAATCGCCAAATGGTTCGACGCGGTGAGTAAATGGAAGAACCCACTGACCACGGTGCTGGTACACGTCCTGTTCCTTATACTGGTCTTCTTCCCGGAGTTGATTCTGCCGACCATCTTCCTCTACTTGTCCGTGATCGGGATTTGGCGCTACCGGCTCCGGCCGCGTCACCCGTCGCACATGGACCCGAGGCTGTCCCGCGCGGATTCGGCGAACCCGGACGAGCTCGACGAGGAGTTCGACTCGTTCCCGACGACGAAGGCCGCGGACCTAGTGCGGATGAGGTACGACAGGCTGCGGAGCGTGGCCGGACGGGTGCAGACGGTGGCAGGCGACCTGGCGTCGCAGGGCGAGCGGGCGCAGGCTATACTGAGCTGGAGGGATCCGAGGGCCACCGCCATCTGCGCTCTGATCTTCCTCGTCCTCGCCGTCGTCTTCTACGTGACCCCATTCCAGGTGGTGGTGGTGCTCGTGGGTATGTACCTTCTCCGGCACCCCAAATTCAGAAGCAAGATGCCGTCCGTTCCATTTAACTTCTACCGCCGGCTGCCGTCTAAATCCGACATGCTTCTCTGA